One Halorussus sp. MSC15.2 genomic region harbors:
- a CDS encoding 50S ribosomal protein L11, translated as MAETIEVLVPGGQADPGPPLGPELGPTAVNVQEVVNQINDQTEAFDGTEVPVTITIEDDGSFEIEVGVPPTAALIKDEAGFETGSGEPQKDFVADLSIDQVKKIAEQKHPDLLAYDTKNAAKEIVGTCASLGVTIEGDDAREFKEKVDAGEYDDVLLDEAAA; from the coding sequence ATGGCTGAGACGATAGAAGTACTCGTTCCCGGCGGGCAGGCGGACCCCGGTCCGCCCCTCGGTCCGGAACTCGGACCGACCGCCGTCAACGTACAGGAGGTCGTCAACCAGATTAACGACCAGACCGAGGCCTTCGACGGTACCGAAGTCCCGGTGACCATCACCATCGAAGACGACGGTAGCTTCGAGATTGAAGTGGGCGTCCCGCCGACGGCGGCGCTCATCAAGGACGAGGCCGGTTTCGAAACCGGAAGCGGCGAACCCCAGAAGGACTTCGTCGCTGACCTCTCCATCGACCAAGTGAAGAAGATTGCCGAGCAGAAACATCCGGACCTGCTCGCGTACGACACGAAGAACGCCGCGAAGGAGATAGTCGGCACCTGCGCTTCGCTCGGCGTCACCATCGAGGGAGACGACGCCCGCGAGTTCAAGGAGAAGGTGGACGCTGGCGAGTACGACGACGTGTTGCTCGACGAAGCCGCAGCGTAA